Genomic window (Granulicella arctica):
TCTACGATTTTGGTTGCATCCTTGCCAATCGTGTTACCATTAGGTTGTCGTTGGAAACAGATTGGATTTCTGCAGTGGCTGTAGTGTACGAACCCCGATTTGGATATAGCGTCAATTTTGATCTAAAGGAATTAACAATATGGAGCAGGGAACAGTAAAGTGGTTTAACGACGCCAAGGGGTTTGGTTTCATCAGCCGTCAGAACGGCGAGGATGTTTTCGCGCACTACTCGGCGATCGTTTCAAGCGGTTTCAAGAGCCTTCAAGAAGGCCAGGCAGTTCAGTTCAATGTGGTCAAGGGACCCAAGGGCTGGCAGGCTTCGGACATCCAGCCTCTGTAGGCTGTAACCGCATCACCCAGATTCAGGAAGGGACGGCTTCGGCTGTCCCTTTCCATGTTTAACCACATATTTACTGCGGTGTAGCTGGTGCAGGTGTCTGCGGATCAGGCTCGACCGTACTCAATCCGGGCAAAA
Coding sequences:
- a CDS encoding cold-shock protein; protein product: MEQGTVKWFNDAKGFGFISRQNGEDVFAHYSAIVSSGFKSLQEGQAVQFNVVKGPKGWQASDIQPL